The Salvelinus fontinalis isolate EN_2023a chromosome 24, ASM2944872v1, whole genome shotgun sequence genome has a segment encoding these proteins:
- the LOC129821764 gene encoding E3 ubiquitin-protein ligase RNF169-like isoform X2: MAATGSVRSTSGLGHKCKARPADMLKTRTHSQLLTLEEARCPVCSEILLEPVTMPCSHSVCLHCFKRTVEFTSLCCPLCRLRVSSWARKQSREKSLVNIELWEMVRQSYPQRCEMRMKQRDCETGGEDIFRSPAQVSKSGEIRLEYGKQKVPINEEKEEGRRKVHHREGCGTLKHFQDPFYGLLSDSENEEPIGKRTRNVSAFVRRTKISAGLHTNVVQRSQSCTDPEEGRRKMRVSTHLPGPDKASIAHSYNAGILLSSENSRSLSAPIIVQDKRHSWRGVIMASSTPFMVPQSKQERSISPESNDSISEELNHFKPIVCSPCTPPKRLPDGRVMEPTIVKSTPRNLFRSLERPTSYEASPTILQKWKQIEVDRQSVKVTSKGTLTNPMNEDLVFKPSPIEEKDGKPCSCAPAANKGKEHLVMCAKTDSSGQENEKTCVHNKRRLIFDQAIGETAFHQKQFTKFHTPFVALTSEETVRECGVSFESVVVPESHCGPTSIHQNPTLVPHDINAGVRSCKLKSKDSQDQRKEFDNRNCAQNQPTSRRGKKRSQKTKHLEETESGLKRPRSQSQDGFNIECAQAELYIQQVQQEREDRELALNLQRQFDREQQQEHKQKTSPDKYFLRSCMSSENRIKCNPRRSGRISKKNEHFNCYY, from the exons ATGGCGGCGACAGGGTCCGTCAGATCCACCAGTGGATTGGGGCACAAATGCAAAGCCAGGCCCGCCGATATGCTGAAAACTCGGACACATTCACAGCTGCTGACCTTGGAGGAGGCAAGGTGTCCGGTTTGTTCGGAAATTTTATTAGAGCCCGTAACTATGCCATGTAGCCACTCGGTGTGTCTGCACTGTTTCAAGCGGACAGTTGAATTCACCAGTCTGTGCTGTCCCCTCTGCCGGCTGCGAGTATCCAGCTGGGCCCGTAAACAGTCCCGGGAGAAAAGCCTAGTTAACATCGAACTCTGGGAAATGGTTCGACAGAGTTACCCACAACGATGCGAGATGAGAATGAAGCAGAGAGACTGTGAGACTGGTGGAGAAG ACATTTTCCGCTCGCCTGCTCAGGTATCCAAATCTGGAGAGATCCGACTGGAGTATGGAAAGCAAAAA GTACCAATCAATgaagagaaagaagaggggaggaggaaagtCCACCACAGAGAGGGATGTGGAACTCTCAAGCACTTTCAAGATCCT TTCTATGGGTTGCTGTCAGACTCGGAGAATGAAGAACCCATTGGGAAGAGAACCAGAAATGTGTCTGCGTTTGTTAGAAGAACAAAGATCTCAGC TGGTCTACATACCAATGTGGTGCAGAGAAGCCAGAGCTGTACTGATCCAGAAGAGGGAAGGCGAAAAATGAGGGTATCTACTCATCTTCCTGGACCGGACAAG GCAAGTATTGCTCACAGCTACAATGCAGGAATCCTTCTGTCCTCTGAGAACAGCCGATCTCTTTCGGCACCCATCATTGTCCAAGACAAGAGGCATAGCTGGCGAGGCGTCATCATGGCGTCATCAACACCTTTTATGGTCCCCCAGTCGAAACAGGAGAGGTCCATTAGCCCTGAGAGCAATGACAGTATTTCTGAGGAGCTGAATCACTTCAAGCCAATAGTGTGTTCGCCGTGCACCCCACCAAAGCGACTACCCGACGGGCGAGTGATGGAACCCACAATTGTGAAGTCCACCCCTCGGAACTTATTCCGCAGCCTGGAGAGGCCCACCAGCTATGAAGCGAGCCCTACTATCCTCCAGAAATGGAAGCAGATAGAGGTGGACCGTCAGTCTGTCAAAGTGACCTCGAAGGGCACCTTGACCAACCCCATGAACGAGGACCTTGTCTTCAAACCAAGCCCCATAGAGGAGAAGGATGGCAAGCCCTGTAGCTGCGCTCCAGCAGCAAATAAGGGAAAAGAACACTTGGTTATGTGTGCCAAGACTGATTCCTCTGGGCAAGAGAATGAAAAAACTTGTGTACATAATAAACGAAGACTGATATTTGATCAGGCCATTGGAGAGACAGCCTTCCATCAAAAACAATTCACAAAGTTTCATACTCCATTTGTAGCCTTAACCAGTGAGGAGACTGTTCGAGAATGTGGGGTTTCTTTTGAGTCTGTGGTGGTACCTGAATCACATTGTGGACCAACTTCAATTCATCAAAATCCAACCTTAGTACCACACGATATAAATGCCGGTGTTAGGAGTTGCAAACTTAAATCAAAGGACTCACAGGATCAGAGAAAAGAGTTTGATAATAGAAACTGTGCCCAGAACCAACCTACCTCAAGGAGGGGCAAGAAGAGGAGCCAGAAGACCAAACACCTGGAAGAGACAGAGTCTGGACTCAAGAGGCCAAGATCCCAGAGCCAAGATGGTTTCAATATAGAGTGTGCGCAGGCTGAACTGTACATTCAACAggtacagcaagagagagaggacagagagctagCGTTGAATCTTCAAAGACAGTTTGACAGAGAACAGCAACAAGAACACAAGCAAAAGACCAGTCCTGACAAGTACTTTCTCCGGTCTTGCATGTCCAGTGAAAACAGAATCAAATGCAATCCACGCAGATCAGGAAGAATTTCCAAAAAGAATGAGCACTTTAATTGCTATTATTAA
- the LOC129821764 gene encoding E3 ubiquitin-protein ligase RNF169-like isoform X1 encodes MAATGSVRSTSGLGHKCKARPADMLKTRTHSQLLTLEEARCPVCSEILLEPVTMPCSHSVCLHCFKRTVEFTSLCCPLCRLRVSSWARKQSREKSLVNIELWEMVRQSYPQRCEMRMKQRDCETGGEDIFRSPAQVSKSGEIRLEYGKQKVKVPINEEKEEGRRKVHHREGCGTLKHFQDPFYGLLSDSENEEPIGKRTRNVSAFVRRTKISAGLHTNVVQRSQSCTDPEEGRRKMRVSTHLPGPDKASIAHSYNAGILLSSENSRSLSAPIIVQDKRHSWRGVIMASSTPFMVPQSKQERSISPESNDSISEELNHFKPIVCSPCTPPKRLPDGRVMEPTIVKSTPRNLFRSLERPTSYEASPTILQKWKQIEVDRQSVKVTSKGTLTNPMNEDLVFKPSPIEEKDGKPCSCAPAANKGKEHLVMCAKTDSSGQENEKTCVHNKRRLIFDQAIGETAFHQKQFTKFHTPFVALTSEETVRECGVSFESVVVPESHCGPTSIHQNPTLVPHDINAGVRSCKLKSKDSQDQRKEFDNRNCAQNQPTSRRGKKRSQKTKHLEETESGLKRPRSQSQDGFNIECAQAELYIQQVQQEREDRELALNLQRQFDREQQQEHKQKTSPDKYFLRSCMSSENRIKCNPRRSGRISKKNEHFNCYY; translated from the exons ATGGCGGCGACAGGGTCCGTCAGATCCACCAGTGGATTGGGGCACAAATGCAAAGCCAGGCCCGCCGATATGCTGAAAACTCGGACACATTCACAGCTGCTGACCTTGGAGGAGGCAAGGTGTCCGGTTTGTTCGGAAATTTTATTAGAGCCCGTAACTATGCCATGTAGCCACTCGGTGTGTCTGCACTGTTTCAAGCGGACAGTTGAATTCACCAGTCTGTGCTGTCCCCTCTGCCGGCTGCGAGTATCCAGCTGGGCCCGTAAACAGTCCCGGGAGAAAAGCCTAGTTAACATCGAACTCTGGGAAATGGTTCGACAGAGTTACCCACAACGATGCGAGATGAGAATGAAGCAGAGAGACTGTGAGACTGGTGGAGAAG ACATTTTCCGCTCGCCTGCTCAGGTATCCAAATCTGGAGAGATCCGACTGGAGTATGGAAAGCAAAAAGTAAAG GTACCAATCAATgaagagaaagaagaggggaggaggaaagtCCACCACAGAGAGGGATGTGGAACTCTCAAGCACTTTCAAGATCCT TTCTATGGGTTGCTGTCAGACTCGGAGAATGAAGAACCCATTGGGAAGAGAACCAGAAATGTGTCTGCGTTTGTTAGAAGAACAAAGATCTCAGC TGGTCTACATACCAATGTGGTGCAGAGAAGCCAGAGCTGTACTGATCCAGAAGAGGGAAGGCGAAAAATGAGGGTATCTACTCATCTTCCTGGACCGGACAAG GCAAGTATTGCTCACAGCTACAATGCAGGAATCCTTCTGTCCTCTGAGAACAGCCGATCTCTTTCGGCACCCATCATTGTCCAAGACAAGAGGCATAGCTGGCGAGGCGTCATCATGGCGTCATCAACACCTTTTATGGTCCCCCAGTCGAAACAGGAGAGGTCCATTAGCCCTGAGAGCAATGACAGTATTTCTGAGGAGCTGAATCACTTCAAGCCAATAGTGTGTTCGCCGTGCACCCCACCAAAGCGACTACCCGACGGGCGAGTGATGGAACCCACAATTGTGAAGTCCACCCCTCGGAACTTATTCCGCAGCCTGGAGAGGCCCACCAGCTATGAAGCGAGCCCTACTATCCTCCAGAAATGGAAGCAGATAGAGGTGGACCGTCAGTCTGTCAAAGTGACCTCGAAGGGCACCTTGACCAACCCCATGAACGAGGACCTTGTCTTCAAACCAAGCCCCATAGAGGAGAAGGATGGCAAGCCCTGTAGCTGCGCTCCAGCAGCAAATAAGGGAAAAGAACACTTGGTTATGTGTGCCAAGACTGATTCCTCTGGGCAAGAGAATGAAAAAACTTGTGTACATAATAAACGAAGACTGATATTTGATCAGGCCATTGGAGAGACAGCCTTCCATCAAAAACAATTCACAAAGTTTCATACTCCATTTGTAGCCTTAACCAGTGAGGAGACTGTTCGAGAATGTGGGGTTTCTTTTGAGTCTGTGGTGGTACCTGAATCACATTGTGGACCAACTTCAATTCATCAAAATCCAACCTTAGTACCACACGATATAAATGCCGGTGTTAGGAGTTGCAAACTTAAATCAAAGGACTCACAGGATCAGAGAAAAGAGTTTGATAATAGAAACTGTGCCCAGAACCAACCTACCTCAAGGAGGGGCAAGAAGAGGAGCCAGAAGACCAAACACCTGGAAGAGACAGAGTCTGGACTCAAGAGGCCAAGATCCCAGAGCCAAGATGGTTTCAATATAGAGTGTGCGCAGGCTGAACTGTACATTCAACAggtacagcaagagagagaggacagagagctagCGTTGAATCTTCAAAGACAGTTTGACAGAGAACAGCAACAAGAACACAAGCAAAAGACCAGTCCTGACAAGTACTTTCTCCGGTCTTGCATGTCCAGTGAAAACAGAATCAAATGCAATCCACGCAGATCAGGAAGAATTTCCAAAAAGAATGAGCACTTTAATTGCTATTATTAA